Proteins found in one Xyrauchen texanus isolate HMW12.3.18 chromosome 30, RBS_HiC_50CHRs, whole genome shotgun sequence genomic segment:
- the LOC127623906 gene encoding uncharacterized protein LOC127623906, whose product MLVSYFNEELNDVVVEHLGSLEVVNVSSASLERLMCDFFQKKNIPWSNLISIMLDSCNVMRGSKSGLETRIRERHCPTLLDVDGDSCHHVNNAAKRFAEPFENYLEQLFADIHTDHQWASDQLAYLKEIAEFLDIPATNPQRFVSHRWLSAYDVGINTKRMLPVFRVLYFGFMGKQDQELYNEILQDLYRDHSVSDKAQRRVEFIHQDLCKKGMTDLGKKRKARIVKKIWVENQKVDLNLSVYLSVLPILKEYVMVFQGSKTLVHKLHDKQLEVFINFLACFIKPEHLKMSPNKLLELDLANNTLHSQIYVGKVAEDLIAAHPKHPIIMDFIGKVTKAYTACGKYMQNKLPLKSKTLQALSSIDPVARGHSQAVLQLKELARIMKHLVPLESDITQEIIRYNVDPNLAKYEDGDDIVKWWAHVMSLGKYPALSLVIRGALSIFHGPLVESSFSLMGDVIDAKSSNMKISTFDAVQTVKYVLRSRGKTGIGMFKRDDINMGPIDKTLCQDIRAAGRRDKTIREKRMEAKQKRQAEYGCSATCESAEKAKTTALAKERQTHLKHVEKEMNAARRKALDKLQEVARKKRKEV is encoded by the exons ATGCTCGTCAGCTACTTCAACGAAGAGCTAAATGATGTTGTGGTTGAACACCTGGGCTCCCTTGAAGTTGTAAACGTCAGTTCAGCCAGTTTGGAGAGGTTGATGTGTGACTTTTTTCAGAAAAAGAACATTCCTTGGTCGAACCTAATCAGCATAATGCTAGACTCATGCAACGTGATGCGCGGGAGCAAATCAGGGCTTGAGACAAGGATCCGAGAGAGGCATTGTCCCACTCTGCTTGATGTGGATGGTGACTCTTGCCATCATGTCAACAACGCTGCAAAGAGATTTGCAGAACCTTTTGAAAACTACTTGGAGCAGCTCTTTGCAGACATCCACACAGACCATCAATGGGCATCAGATCAG TTGGCTTACCTGAAAGAAATAGCAGAGTTCCTGGACATACCTGCCACCAATCCCCAGCGATTTGTCTCCCATCGCTGGTTGTCAGCTTATGATGTAGGGATCAACACTAAAAGAATGTTACCTGTGTTCAGAGTGCTCTACTTTGGATTTATGGGAAAGCAGGACCAAGAACTGTACAATGAAATATTACAGGACCTGTACAGAGATCATAGTGTGAGTGACAAGGCTCAGCGAAGGGTTGAATTTATTCACCAGGATCTCTGCAAGAAgg GAATGACTGATTTGGGGAAGAAAAGGAAGGCCCGAATTGTAAAGAAGATTTGGGTGGAAAACCAAAAAGTGGACCTGAATCTTAGTGTGTACCTTAGTGTCCTCCCAATTTTGAAGGAATACGTGATGGTCTTTCAA GGAAGTAAAACCTTGGTTCACAAGCTTCATGACAAGCAACTTGAAGTGTTCATCAACTTTCTTGCCTGCTTCATCAAGCCCGAGCATCTGAAGATGTCGCCAAACAAATTGCTAGAATTGGACTTGGCCAATAACACACTTCACTCCCAGATTTACGTTGGGAAAGTCGCAGAAGACCTGATTGCAGCCCATCCAAAGCATCcg ATAATCATGGATTTTATTGGGAAGGTGACCAAGGCATACACAGCTTGTGGCAAGTACATGCAGAACAAACTACCTCTCAAAAGTAAGACCCTACAGGCCTTGTCCTCCATTGATCCTGTGGCAAGAGGCCATTCCCAGGCTGTTCTTCAGCTGAAAGAGTTGGCTAGGATCATGAAACATTTAGTGCCCCTAGAAAGTGACATCACCCAGGAGATTATTAGGTACAATGTGGACCCTAACCTGGCCAAGTATGAAGATGGAGATGACATTGTGAAGTGGTGGGCCCATGTCATGAGTTTGGGGAAGTATCCAGCTCTCAGCCTGGTTATCAGAGGTGCCCTCTCCATCTTCCATGGACCACTGGTAGAGTCCTCCTTTAGTCTCATGGGAGATGTGATTGACGCTAAAAGTTCTAACATGAAGATCTCCACCTTTGATGCAGTGCAGACTGTGAAATATGTCCTGAGGTCTAGGGGCAAGACTGGCATTGGCATGTTCAAAAGAGATGACATCAACATGGGGCCAATTGATAAAACTCTCTGCCAGGACATTAGGGCTGCAGGGAGAAGGGACAAGACCATCAGAGAGAAGAGGATGGAGGCAAAGCAGAAGAGGCAGGCGGAGTATGGCTGCAGTGCTACATGTGAAAGTGCCGAGAAGGCCAAGACCACTGCTCTGGCCAAAGAGAGGCAGACACATCTCAAACATGTTGAAAAGGAAATGAATGCAGCCAGACGGAAGGCCCTGGATAAGTTGCAGGAGGTGGCCaggaagaagaggaaggaggTGTAA